In a single window of the Gemmatimonadota bacterium genome:
- a CDS encoding FTR1 family protein, whose translation MNLIYAVLLLASPTAPATDSAVVARRVAASAQLAAQEYRIGVVGGKIVAAAEVEEARLFLNEAIRSAKLLPAIAAGPTVAGLERALGFVERTGAPDSVDLAVRQLTDALASSLQVVLVEMPERTPSLARGRELFQRECTACHGELGKGDGAAGRALKPPPPSLADPAGLMAATPLSYYQRITMGVNGTAMPAFESRLPLEDRWALAAYASTLRQAAPSGVVPERMQTFAAVAKLTDSEILAALGAGATRGELAAVRTFQTTDDETAVIAGVFATVRGKVSESTTLAGQGRHTEAVAAAFDAYLAFEKVERAVRTREPALATRLETSFATLRARAGGGATVAELDGLARSLAAELEQAERTVSDQVSPTNLFVQSLMIMLREGLEAILIIGALMAFLTRVGAGHRRRDIHIGVGAAVALSLLTAVLLETVFALSPSNQETMEGFTMVAAVGVLFYVSYWLLSKMELQKWNAFVKDKMQEAVSGGSVFALASAAFLAVYREGFETVLFYKALFLSGGTGSFAPVVLGIGVGSVVLAIVYVAINRYGVRLPLKPFFAVTSAFLYYTAFVFAGKAVAELQAGDTLPTTMLIGWPRLPALGIYPTVESMLAQGALALLAVVALGWVFLVQRPRDARRYAAAAEAPPEPQPDPMRGSVADGPGVEKAVLRSLERMEGDLAAIRGEVERLKQTVVDAAVEKS comes from the coding sequence ATGAATCTCATCTATGCGGTCCTCCTGTTGGCTTCTCCGACGGCTCCGGCCACCGACTCTGCGGTCGTCGCCCGGCGTGTGGCCGCGTCGGCCCAGTTGGCGGCCCAGGAGTACCGGATCGGGGTTGTGGGCGGGAAGATCGTGGCGGCGGCAGAGGTCGAGGAGGCTCGGCTCTTCCTGAACGAAGCGATCCGCTCCGCGAAGCTGCTCCCCGCCATCGCCGCCGGACCGACCGTCGCTGGCCTCGAGCGGGCCCTGGGCTTCGTCGAGCGGACCGGCGCACCGGACTCCGTCGACCTTGCCGTCCGGCAGCTGACCGACGCGCTTGCCAGCAGCCTGCAGGTGGTGCTGGTCGAGATGCCGGAACGGACACCGTCGTTGGCGCGAGGCCGCGAGTTGTTTCAGCGCGAGTGTACGGCGTGCCACGGCGAGTTGGGCAAGGGCGACGGGGCCGCGGGCCGGGCGCTCAAGCCGCCGCCGCCGAGTCTGGCGGACCCCGCGGGCCTGATGGCCGCCACACCACTGAGCTACTACCAGCGCATCACGATGGGCGTCAACGGCACGGCGATGCCGGCCTTCGAGAGCCGCCTCCCGCTCGAGGATCGCTGGGCGCTGGCCGCCTACGCGTCGACGCTCCGCCAGGCCGCGCCGAGCGGCGTCGTGCCGGAACGGATGCAGACGTTCGCCGCCGTTGCGAAGCTGACCGACAGCGAGATTCTCGCGGCGCTCGGCGCTGGCGCCACACGCGGGGAACTCGCGGCCGTCCGGACCTTCCAGACGACCGACGACGAGACGGCGGTGATCGCCGGCGTCTTCGCGACGGTGCGGGGCAAGGTGTCGGAGTCCACCACCCTCGCAGGTCAGGGTCGTCACACCGAGGCCGTGGCCGCGGCGTTCGATGCCTACCTCGCCTTCGAGAAGGTCGAGCGGGCGGTTCGCACTCGCGAGCCCGCACTCGCCACCCGGCTCGAGACGTCGTTCGCCACGTTGCGCGCCCGCGCCGGCGGCGGGGCCACCGTGGCGGAACTCGATGGTCTCGCACGCAGTCTCGCCGCCGAGCTGGAGCAGGCGGAACGCACCGTGAGCGACCAGGTCTCGCCGACCAACCTCTTTGTGCAGTCGTTGATGATCATGCTGCGCGAAGGGCTCGAGGCGATCCTGATCATCGGGGCGCTGATGGCCTTCCTGACACGCGTCGGGGCGGGGCATCGTCGCCGCGACATTCACATCGGCGTCGGCGCCGCGGTGGCCCTCTCGCTGCTCACGGCCGTGCTCCTCGAGACGGTGTTCGCACTTTCGCCGAGCAACCAGGAGACGATGGAAGGCTTCACGATGGTCGCGGCGGTCGGTGTGCTCTTCTACGTGAGCTACTGGCTGTTGTCGAAGATGGAACTGCAGAAGTGGAACGCCTTCGTCAAGGACAAGATGCAGGAGGCCGTCTCGGGCGGTTCCGTCTTCGCGCTCGCCTCGGCGGCGTTCCTGGCGGTCTATCGTGAAGGCTTCGAGACGGTGCTCTTCTACAAGGCGCTCTTCCTCTCCGGCGGGACCGGCTCGTTCGCGCCGGTGGTGCTGGGCATCGGTGTCGGCAGCGTCGTGCTGGCGATCGTGTACGTCGCGATCAATCGGTACGGCGTGCGGCTCCCGCTGAAGCCCTTCTTCGCGGTGACGTCGGCGTTCCTCTACTACACCGCGTTCGTCTTTGCCGGCAAGGCCGTTGCCGAGTTGCAGGCCGGCGACACGCTCCCGACCACCATGCTGATCGGCTGGCCGCGGTTGCCGGCGCTTGGGATCTACCCGACGGTGGAATCGATGCTGGCGCAGGGCGCGCTGGCACTGCTCGCCGTCGTCGCGCTCGGCTGGGTGTTCCTGGTACAGCGCCCGCGCGATGCCAGGCGCTACGCTGCGGCCGCCGAGGCACCGCCCGAGCCGCAGCCC
- the acpS gene encoding holo-ACP synthase translates to MAVIGLGLDVVELPRARALLARHGERILARTLTAEERRYLDSLGDPAPAFAARLAAKEAVYKALQVLPGARAVGWREIGVRRLPDGRPEAVLTGRAADLIAPHQVTVHLSLSHSRDVAAAVAILEG, encoded by the coding sequence ATGGCCGTGATCGGGCTGGGCCTCGACGTCGTCGAATTGCCCCGGGCCCGGGCGCTGCTCGCGCGGCACGGCGAACGCATTCTGGCGCGCACGTTGACCGCTGAGGAGCGTCGCTACCTCGACAGCCTCGGTGACCCCGCCCCCGCCTTCGCCGCCCGTCTGGCGGCCAAGGAGGCGGTCTACAAGGCGCTCCAGGTCCTCCCCGGCGCCCGCGCGGTGGGCTGGCGCGAAATCGGCGTGCGCCGCCTTCCCGACGGACGGCCCGAGGCCGTGCTGACCGGCCGCGCCGCGGACCTGATCGCCCCGCATCAGGTCACCGTGCACCTCTCCCTCAGTCATAGCCGCGACGTCGCGGCGGCGGTCGCGATCCTCGAGGGATGA
- a CDS encoding C40 family peptidase — MNALLATAAVVPVLATHSLAAEQVTQLVLGEGAEVVDHHGAMLRIRTILDDYAGWVHEGYVRRLHLGDVEAWLSTAAWSEGALLRDSTGMAIRAPHRARLLLEGSSRTRLPDGDVAEILGGSVRPYGDVILGSLAQAPSTWAWREFAGAPYLWGGVTASGIDCSGLVQTTFLARGVPLPRDARQQVDMGQRIELDDRRPDDLLFFRGADSDGITHVAIQAGDDGIVHSTVATGRVTREACTEGSRAAPLLERLVAVRRLT, encoded by the coding sequence GTGAACGCGCTGCTCGCCACGGCCGCGGTGGTGCCGGTGCTCGCAACCCACTCACTCGCCGCAGAACAGGTGACCCAGCTCGTCCTCGGTGAGGGCGCGGAAGTGGTCGACCATCATGGCGCGATGCTGCGCATCCGGACCATCCTCGACGATTACGCGGGATGGGTGCACGAGGGCTATGTCCGCCGGCTGCATCTCGGCGACGTCGAGGCATGGCTCTCCACAGCGGCATGGTCCGAGGGGGCACTGCTCCGCGACAGCACCGGGATGGCGATCCGGGCGCCGCATCGCGCCCGGCTGCTGCTGGAGGGGAGCTCGCGCACCCGGCTCCCCGACGGCGACGTGGCCGAGATCCTCGGTGGCTCGGTGCGCCCGTACGGTGACGTGATCCTCGGCAGCCTCGCGCAGGCGCCGTCGACCTGGGCGTGGCGCGAATTTGCCGGTGCGCCGTACCTCTGGGGCGGCGTGACCGCCTCGGGCATCGATTGCTCCGGCCTGGTGCAGACGACCTTTCTCGCGCGCGGCGTGCCGCTCCCGCGAGACGCCCGGCAACAGGTCGACATGGGGCAGCGGATCGAACTCGACGATCGCCGTCCCGACGACCTGCTCTTCTTTCGGGGGGCGGACAGCGATGGCATCACCCACGTCGCCATCCAGGCAGGCGACGACGGCATCGTGCACAGCACGGTGGCGACCGGTCGCGTCACACGCGAAGCGTGCACCGAGGGGAGCCGCGCGGCGCCGCTCCTGGAACGGCTCGTTGCCGTGCGTCGCCTGACCTGA
- a CDS encoding HAD hydrolase-like protein, which translates to MRRLVLFDIDGTLLLSASAGRHAIQAAFAEEFADLSFFESVRFDGKTDPQIVGELYAAAGAPERATPERTLEILDRYVSHLEREVSLRADRVQPLPGIVPLLDALAERPAAVVGLLTGNIVRGAALKLGAAGLALERFTLGAYGSDSGHRPDLPPIAAERAAAHFGRVPSGAEVVILGDTPADVTCGNSIGARAIGVATGAYSREELLAAGAYAAFDTLADTEAVLQAIF; encoded by the coding sequence ATGCGCCGCCTGGTCCTCTTCGACATCGACGGCACCTTGCTGTTGAGTGCCTCGGCCGGTCGGCATGCCATTCAGGCCGCCTTTGCCGAGGAATTCGCCGACCTCTCCTTTTTCGAGTCGGTTCGCTTCGACGGAAAGACCGATCCGCAGATCGTCGGGGAGCTGTACGCGGCCGCCGGCGCGCCGGAGCGGGCCACGCCCGAGCGCACGCTCGAGATCCTCGATCGCTACGTGAGCCACCTCGAGCGAGAGGTGTCGCTGCGCGCCGATCGGGTGCAGCCGCTTCCCGGGATCGTTCCGCTGCTCGATGCCTTGGCCGAGCGTCCGGCGGCCGTCGTCGGACTGCTGACGGGCAACATCGTGCGCGGCGCAGCGCTGAAGCTCGGCGCAGCGGGGCTGGCGCTCGAACGCTTCACGCTCGGCGCCTACGGCTCCGACAGCGGACATCGCCCCGACTTGCCACCGATCGCCGCAGAACGGGCGGCGGCCCACTTTGGCCGAGTGCCGTCCGGCGCCGAGGTCGTGATCCTCGGCGACACGCCGGCTGATGTCACCTGCGGCAATTCGATCGGGGCACGGGCCATCGGTGTCGCGACCGGAGCGTATTCGCGCGAGGAGTTGCTCGCGGCCGGGGCGTACGCCGCGTTCGACACCCTGGCCGACACCGAGGCGGTGTTGCAGGCCATCTTCTGA
- a CDS encoding sigma-54-dependent Fis family transcriptional regulator codes for MPNSILLIDDDLAILRSIGALFEQRGWDVYRELTGEAGLATFARSLPDVVLLDLNLPGMDGLEVLEQLRGRDTAVVLLTGDNDVAAAVSAMRSGAENFLVKPAEAEHLLATCERAAEKGRLRRVNRSLIGRGAPVEGFDGLGVSPMMKEVARQLTLLARSDGTPVLIQGEPGTEKVEIARLLHDASPRATAPFIELADGAGDPEWLETLLVGREGGDPTSGAGERRQGMLEIADGGTLFLTEVGDLPGPLQATLVGVLEQHAFRRVGGSREIPVDVRVVAATAHSASALLSSGRLREDLYYRLNVMPLVVPPLRERTREDLLGLIRRDLRDLSRAAPGSPTRLTDDALDRLLGYGWPGNAQELRNVIERAMLLARGVEAIGAEHLPGEFRAKGGPFDRRHNPLTMEEVERMHIDRTLKHHGGNRTRAAAELGISRATLIAKIKRYAIPH; via the coding sequence ATGCCCAACTCGATTCTGCTCATCGATGACGACCTCGCCATCCTCCGCTCGATCGGGGCCCTCTTCGAGCAGCGGGGATGGGACGTGTATCGTGAGCTGACCGGGGAGGCGGGGCTGGCGACATTTGCGCGCTCGCTCCCGGACGTCGTGCTCCTCGATCTGAACCTGCCGGGGATGGACGGGCTCGAGGTGCTGGAACAGTTGCGCGGGCGCGACACGGCGGTGGTGCTGCTCACCGGCGACAACGATGTGGCCGCCGCGGTGTCGGCGATGCGAAGCGGGGCCGAGAACTTTCTGGTGAAGCCGGCCGAGGCCGAGCACCTGCTCGCGACCTGCGAGCGGGCGGCCGAGAAGGGGCGACTGCGCCGGGTCAATCGGAGCCTGATCGGGCGCGGCGCGCCGGTCGAGGGCTTCGACGGACTCGGTGTGTCGCCGATGATGAAGGAGGTCGCACGGCAGCTCACGCTGCTCGCCCGGAGCGACGGCACGCCGGTGCTGATCCAGGGCGAACCCGGGACGGAGAAGGTGGAGATTGCCCGCCTGCTCCACGACGCGTCGCCTCGCGCCACGGCGCCCTTCATCGAACTCGCCGATGGTGCTGGTGATCCGGAGTGGCTCGAGACGCTGTTGGTGGGGCGGGAGGGCGGCGACCCGACGTCGGGCGCCGGCGAGCGGCGTCAGGGCATGCTCGAGATCGCTGATGGCGGCACGCTCTTCCTGACGGAAGTCGGTGACCTGCCGGGGCCGCTGCAGGCGACGCTGGTCGGGGTCCTCGAGCAGCACGCCTTCCGCCGGGTCGGGGGTTCCCGCGAAATTCCGGTGGACGTTCGGGTGGTGGCGGCCACCGCGCACTCCGCGTCGGCGCTCCTGAGCTCCGGCCGCCTGCGCGAAGATCTCTACTATCGGTTGAACGTGATGCCGTTGGTGGTGCCGCCGCTTCGCGAGCGCACCCGGGAGGATCTGCTCGGGTTGATTCGTCGGGATCTCCGCGACCTCAGTCGCGCCGCTCCCGGGTCGCCGACGCGGCTGACCGACGACGCGCTGGATCGGCTGCTGGGGTACGGCTGGCCGGGCAACGCGCAGGAGCTGCGCAACGTCATCGAGCGCGCGATGCTGCTCGCGCGCGGTGTCGAGGCCATAGGCGCCGAGCACCTGCCCGGGGAGTTCCGGGCCAAGGGAGGACCGTTCGATCGGCGGCACAATCCGCTGACGATGGAGGAGGTGGAACGGATGCACATCGATCGCACGCTCAAGCACCACGGCGGAAACCGCACGCGCGCGGCCGCCGAACTCGGCATCTCTCGCGCCACGCTGATCGCCAAGATCAAGCGGTACGCGATCCCGCATTGA